TGTTCTGTCGATCGTCACCGATTCCGCACCGGTGCCGCCCGGCGTCACGGGAGCCACCCGGCACCAACCGGACGCCGAGGAAGGACCACCAGAATGACCGTCGTCCCGGACGACCACCTGATGACCCTGATCTGCGACACCTGCGGCGACACCATCCGGGGCACCGCCTGCGTGCTTCCCGACGCCGAGGTCGTCTGGACCCTGGTGGCCGAACACGGCTGGAGCGGCTCCCCGTTCGCCACCGGGCCACACCAATGCCCGCACTGCAGCCTCCTGCCAACCTCCGGCGGCGGGCACGCGTCGTGCGCAGACCACGGTCCCGGCGGCATCCTCGGAATCGACCATCTTGATGATGTGACCGTCATCGCCGCCACCGGCGACATCGACCTCGAAAGCGGCGACACCCTGCGCACCGCCCTGCGCCACGCGGCCGACGTCGGCGGAAACGTCGTGGTCGACCTGGCCCGGGTGCACGTCATCGACTCCACCGGTCTCGGTCTGCTCGTCCGCGCCCACTGCGACGCCCGGGACCGGGGCGTCACGCTCTGCCTCGCCGCACCGTCGCGGTTCATCCGCACCGTCCTGCACACCATGCGCCTGGACGGGGCCTTCCTGATCTTCGAGAGCCGCGACGAAGCCCTCACTCACCTCTCCCGTCGCGGGGTGTCCGCCGCCACGGCCTCGACTGCTGAGACAGCCGGGTCATCCGCCCGTTAACGAAAGGACACTCCCTCATGGTCACGCCCTGGCCGTACCCCGACGAACACGCCCGGCCGGTCCAGCCGCCGCCACCCGGGCAGGGTGGGCCAGCCGACGAGGACACCCGCATCGCCGCGGCGGTCGCCCAACGAATCAGCAGCGACGGCACCACCCGACGCCAGCAGATCGCCGTGAGCGTGCAGAACCGAGTGGTGATCCTCACCGGCATCGTCACCGACCCAGCTACCCGGCAGGTGGCCGGGGACATCGCCTGGGACGTCACTGACGTCTTCGACGTCTGCAACGCACTGCGGCTGGCGCGCCCACGGCGACTGGCCCGCTGACCCGGGGTACCGATCAGGAACGGATGGTGGGCCCGGACGGCTGCGGACCCCGGTGCGGACGCTGACAGTTGGCGAACATCGCTCATGCTGGAGGGGTGATTCGCTTCGTACTGAACGTGCTGTGGCTCATCTTCGGTGGTGGCATCGTGCTGGCGGTCGGCTACGGCTTCGCCGCGCTGATCTGCTTCGTCCTCGTCATCACCATTCCGTTCGGCGTCGCGTCGCTGCGCCTCGCCGTCTACTCGCTGTGGCCCTTCGGCCGCACCCTGGTGCCCAAGCCTGGCGCCGGCGCCGCCTCCGGGCTGGCGAACATCCTGTGGGTGGTGCTGGCGGGCTGGTGGCTCGCGCTGTCCCACATCGTCGCGGGCATCGCCCTCTGCGTCACGATCATCGGCATTCCGTTCGGCATCGCCAACTTCAAACTCGTTCCGGCCGCGTTCTGGCCCCTCGGCCGCGAGGTCGTCGACATACCTTGAACGGTCCTGTTCGAACAGTCCCCCGGTTACTGGTCGGCGCTGCTCAGATCCGGTCTCAACGAGTCGCCTCCGTCATCGAGGTCGCCGACGAGCGAATCCGGCACACGCATGCGCCACGCGTCGGTGACGAGTTCCGTCAGACGATCGACGTCCACCCGCTCCAACCGCAGCATCACCAGGGGCAACCCGTCGTACGCGGGCGTGGTGAAGAAGACGTCGGGCTCGCCCAGGAGCAGGGCCTGCTTCTCCGCTTCGTCACCGACGTACAGCACCGCGATGTCGGTCCGGATGACGCGCGGGACACCTGGCCTCCGCTCGGGGTAGGACCAGATGAACCCCTTGTCGGCGACCCGGAAGTCGAAGCCGGCACTGTCGATCTCGACCACGTGAGGCAGTGCCAGTGCCAGGTGACGGACATCGCCAGCGTCAGCCATCGAGGTTGCTCCAGGGCACCGCGTCCTGCATAGGCACAGGCTAACCGCTACGCCGGACATGGTCCTCGGCCGGCTGAGGGTCGCGGCAGCTAACCGGCGAAACGAGTGAGGAAGGCGTCGTACACGGGTGCGCCCGGCAGGGTGTCGTGGATGGCGAACACCACGTGATCGAACCGGTCGACCGTTCGCAGCGCGTCGGCGAAGGCGCCCGCCACTGTGGCGGGATCGTTGCGGAACACCCCGCACCCCCACGCGCCCAGCACGATGGTTCGATGCCCGTGCGCGGCGGCCACCTCGAGGACCCGCTGTGCGCGCCGGGACAGCACCGCCGGCACCTCGGCGGCGTGCTCGGGCTGGTTGCGGATGATCGCACCCAGGTTCGGCGCCGCAGCGGTCAGAAACGAGGTGAGATGCGACTGGTCGAGCAGGTCACCCTTGTCGTTCCGGAAGACCGGCACGCGTGGGGAGTAGATGACCCGGTCGCTGTAGCGCAGATCCCGCTGCGCGCGGTGGAACGCATAGAAGCCAGGTGCGGCAAGCAGGCATGGGTACAGCGCCGACGAGCGCGCGATGCTCTCCTCCTGCGCCTTCGCCCCACCGAGAAACCCGCCGCCCGGATTCTTGGCCGACGCGAACACCAGACACACCGCGGCGGGCCCGAGCCGGCGGGCTGCCTGCAACGTCGACTCGTGTGTCACCTCGACGACGCCGGCCCCGGCATCGACGCCGCCCACCTCGAACATGTCGTCCGGCAGGTGGTGCCGGGTGCCGGCGACCGCACTGCGCACCGCCTCGTCGATGACGACCTCATCGCCGGCGCCGTTGCGGTACCGGCCGGACTCGGCGATCGCCACGGTCTGGCGCGCTATCTCGCGGAGGCGACTGCTCACCGGTACGCCCGGCGAGAACGAGAATATGAATGGAGGGCCTGCACAGCCAGCAGGTTAAGCAGCGGGCGCCACACCAACAACTGGTTTCCGCTACTGCCGCCGACGACCGGAGGCGACCGCAGCCTGGTCCTGCACACACCCAGCGCGAACCCGACCTCAGCGCCGGCTTCCTTGCTCAGACCTGCAAAACCTCCCCGAACCGGCGTCGGTTGCGGGCAAGATGAGATGGATTCGCCCAGCGACACGGTGAGCGGGGGTCGGCCGTGAACGACGGATTGGTGACCAGGCGGAGCGCCCATGATGTCGGAGAGACAATCTCTGCGCTACGGGCTGAGGCGGAACGCGTGGGCGCTGCGGTGGCGGCGGTGGTCGACCATGCGGCGGCCGCTCGCAAGGCCGGGCTGGATATGCCCGACACACAGGTAATCATCGGTGTCGCGGCGTGGATACCCCTGCCTTCAGGCGGGGGAGGAAACGCCGCTCCCCTCAGGGATAGACTTACATGAACTACTGGTAGGAAGTGAGGCATGGGTGAGGTGGTGAAGCGGGCGTACAAGTACCGCTTCTATCCGACCCCGCAGCAGGCTGAGCAGTTGAACCGCACCTTCGGGTGTGTGCGCAAGGTTTATAACCTGGCGCTGGATGCGCGGACCCGTGCGTGGGGGGTGCTTGGGCAGCGCAGCACCTATGTGCAGTCGTCGGCGTGGTTGACCGAGTGGAAACGCACCGAGGAGTTGGCGTTCCTTAACGAGGTCAGCTCGGTGCCGTTGCAGCAAGCCCTGCGGCACCTGCAAGCCGGGTTCGCCGCGTTTTGGGGCAAGCGGTCGCGGTACCCGAGGTTCAAGTCCAAGCGCAAGTCTCGGGCGTCGGCGGAGTACACCCGCTCGGCGTTCCGCTGGCGCGACGGGCAGCTCACCCTGGCCAAGATGGACGCCCCGCTGACCATCGTGTGGTCCCGGGCCCTGCCCGACGGCGCCGAACCGTCCACGGTCACGGTGTCCCGTGACCCGGCCGGTCGGTGGTTCGTGTCCCTGCTGGTCGAGGATCCCACCGTCACGCCTTTTCCTCCGCTGGGCACGGCGGTGGGGGTGGACGCGGGCATCACCAGTCTGCTCACCTTGTCCACCGGGGAGAAGGTCACCAACCCGCGTCATGAGCGCGTTGACCGGCGCAAGTTGGCCAAGGCGCAACGGAACCTGTCCCGTAAGGGCAAGGACTCCGCCAACCGGGCCAAAGCCCGGCTTGCGGTGGCCGGCATCCACGCCCGCATCGCCGACCGGCGGCGGGATCACCTGCACAAGCTGTCGACTCGACTCGTCCGCGAGAACCAAACGGTCGTGATCGAGGATCTCAGTGTGCGCAACATGCTGCGCAACCACTCGCTGGCCCGCGCCATTTCCGACGCGGCGTGGACACAACTGCGCAGCATGATCGAGTACAAGGCCGCCTGGTACGGGCGGCAGGTTATCGCCGTCGACCGCTGGCATCCGAGCACGAAGACCTGCTCGGCGTGCAGGCGGATCAACACGGCCATGGCTCTTGGCGTTCGTGTCTGGACGTGTCCCGGCTGCGGCGCCGTGCATGACCGGGACGTCAACGCCGCGAAGAACATTCTCGCCGCCGGGCTGGCGGAGAGGTAAAACGCCTGTGGAGGGCCGGTGAGACCCGACCCGCGCAAGCGGTGAAGGCGCGGCCCGGTGAAACAGGAAACCCCCCGGGTGACCGAGGGAATCCCCGCCCTTCAGGGCGGTGGAGGATGTCAAGCAGGCCCGTCCCGAGAGCCATCGACCTGCCAATGCGACTCATGGTGCGAGACGACGGCCAGCCGGGCTCGCTGGTCACCTGGCAGGACCCCGCGTACCTCGCTCAGCGGTACGGACTGAGCGAGAATCAGCTTCCACCCCTGAACGCCCCGGCCAAGATTGCCTCCGCGGTCGACGGCCGCTGAGCACGGCCCGAATCGGCCGCCCACACAGCCCGCCGGGCCGGGTCAGCTACCCCGGTCCAGCCGCTCCAGCGTCGCGGCAGCGACCAGGCCATACGCGACGTACGGTAAGGCATCCTCGGGCCAGCCCTCAGTGCCCCAGCGACGCGGGTCCGTCACCCCGAGCGCGGTCATCGACCCGTCGGCGACCAGATTGCTGAACAATTCGCGGGCGGACAGGCCGTTCCGTACGTGGAGTCTCCCGCTTTGCTGGACACGCTTGACTGAGCATATGGACGTCACCAGAGATCGGCGGAGCTGGCGGATCGGCACGGCCGACGACGTCGCCTGGCTCGCTGGCCAGACCACCCACGGCCTCTCGATCACCACAGCGATCCCGCCGGTGTTCCGCGCCTACGCCACGTTCTACCCGCCCGACGGCGTCAGCGTCGACGCCCATGAACGGGCCGTGGTCGACGAGCTCACCTGGAACACCCCTGCGCAGCCCTGGTGGCTGGGCTACCTCGACACCGGCGCCCACGACATCGTCTTCCCTTTCGCTCCGACGGTGTCCCTCTACGCGGGCTGGCCCTACGTGCTCGTCGAAGCCGGCCCCGAACAAGCTCTCACCTGGCGGACCGGGCACATGCGCGGCGACGGACCCCTGCCCGATCTGTTCTTCCCCGCGGATCACTCCTGGCTCGTCTCCGCTCTCTGGGACGACGCCTGGACCGACATCGGCGGGACCACCGCCTTGATCACCGCCCTGCACCGGAACCCGCTGGTCAGCGCCCGCCCGGTCGGGCCGGACGAAGACGCCCTCCCGCCCGGGCTCACGCGCGAATAGGCGCCGGCCCGATGCCCTCAGGCACCTGGTCAGCCTCGTGCGTCTCCGATCGCCACAGCGGAGGTCCAGGCCGGGTCGCGGCCGGTGAGCCCGATGACCCGATCGAGCAGCGCGGCCTCGGCCGGCAGGGTGATCGACGGCCCGAACAGGCCCGGGGTGCCCTCACTGCTCCCTTGCTGCGACACCAGACCGTGGACCCACTCGACGGTCTGCGGGTCGACGTCGTACGTCTGACCGGTCGCTCGTGCGAGATCCCAGGCGTGAATCACCACCTCGTTCAGCGCGACGACGCCCATGATCTGCGCCGGCAGCACGACCCCACCGGCAGCGGTGTCGCCCGTCCAGGCGCTCGGTACGCGCCACGCGGCGACCAGGTCATCGAGCTGTGCGGGCAGAATCGTGCGCCACTCGGGATCGAGGTTGGCCACGGTGGGATTGCCCGGACCGCCCGGTGCGGCGTCGGGCGCCTTCTCCGCAGCGATCCGGAACGCGATGGTGAGCCCGACGAGGTGGTCGAGCAGATCACCCACGACCCATCCCGCACACGGGGTAGGGAGGGTGAGCTGATGGTCGGTCACCCCGAGCAGCACCGAGGTCAACGCGCGGGACGCGGGCTCGAGGTCCGGGGAGGTGTTGAGGTCGCTCATCCAGTTGCTCCGTCCGGTTGATTGCCCGGCACGCTAGCCGAGGGGACCGACAAAGTCGCCGCATCGCCAGGAGGCGGGGCCACCTGTGCCTGGCTGCTCTCCTGGTCCGACAGGAACGACGCCAGCGCCCGACCCTGCTCGGCGACCTCGGTGCGGTCGGCGCGGGAGAGGCGGCCCAACGGAGTGACGATCACCGTGCCGGCCTCGACGCTCCAGGTCGCGGCGACCCGGCCGTCGACCAGCACGGCGCGTTCCCCGGCGACCGACAGGCCGCGGTGAGCGTCGTCGACGATCCGGCTGCGGTCGTGGTAGCCGAGTATCGCGTTGTCGAACGCCGGCAGGAACCGTACCGGGGCGGGTGTGTCGGGGTCGGGACGCGGCGCGTCGGGGAGGTCGATCAACTGACGGCCACGCTCGTCACGGAAGGTGACCAACTCCTCGCGCATCGCGGACACCGCGGTCGGCAGTCCGGCGAGGCCGCACCAGGCGCGCAGGTCGGCCGTGGCTGCGGGGCCGAACGCGGCCAGATAGCGCCGTACCAGCATCTGGCCGACCGGATCGGAGCCCTCGACGGCCGGCGGGTCGATTTCCCGGCCCAGCCAGGAGGAAAGCGGGACGTTGCGTACTCCTGCCCGGGTGCGCCACAGTCCGCGCGGCGGCAGTTGCACCATCGGGACGAGGGCGGCGACCACCATTTCGCCCAGCGCCCGCGGTCCCGGCGTCGGCCAGCGTTTGGCGAGCGCCCGCGCGATCTCGGTCATCGAGCGTGGCTCGTCGTCGGCCATCACCGCCCGGGCTGCCGCGGCGAGTTCGTCGAGGTCCACACCGTCGAGCTCGGCGCGGTAGACCCCGAGCACCCGTTGGCGGAGCATGGTGTCGTGACGCGCCCGCCAGGCCACGGTGTCGTCGGCGGTGAGGAGGTGGACGGTGCGGCGCATGAGGTGTGTCCGCACCACGCGTCGCTGGGTCAGCAGGTCCGAGAGCACCGCCGGGTCGAACGCGCGCAGCCGCGACCAGAGCCCGACGAACGGTTCCTGCGGTTCCTGCGCCTGCAGGCCGCCGAGGTGTGCGACGGCGTCGAGGACCGGTAGGTCGGCGCGATCGAGCAGGAACTGCCGGGCGAGTGTCGCGCGGTTGAGCGCCCGGGTGCCGAGAACGGTCATCGGGTCAGGTCGCGGCGAACTGGCCGGCCGATCGG
The nucleotide sequence above comes from Micromonospora sp. NBC_00389. Encoded proteins:
- a CDS encoding STAS domain-containing protein; amino-acid sequence: MTVVPDDHLMTLICDTCGDTIRGTACVLPDAEVVWTLVAEHGWSGSPFATGPHQCPHCSLLPTSGGGHASCADHGPGGILGIDHLDDVTVIAATGDIDLESGDTLRTALRHAADVGGNVVVDLARVHVIDSTGLGLLVRAHCDARDRGVTLCLAAPSRFIRTVLHTMRLDGAFLIFESRDEALTHLSRRGVSAATASTAETAGSSAR
- a CDS encoding BON domain-containing protein, with protein sequence MVTPWPYPDEHARPVQPPPPGQGGPADEDTRIAAAVAQRISSDGTTRRQQIAVSVQNRVVILTGIVTDPATRQVAGDIAWDVTDVFDVCNALRLARPRRLAR
- a CDS encoding YccF domain-containing protein, translating into MIRFVLNVLWLIFGGGIVLAVGYGFAALICFVLVITIPFGVASLRLAVYSLWPFGRTLVPKPGAGAASGLANILWVVLAGWWLALSHIVAGIALCVTIIGIPFGIANFKLVPAAFWPLGREVVDIP
- a CDS encoding MmcQ/YjbR family DNA-binding protein, yielding MADAGDVRHLALALPHVVEIDSAGFDFRVADKGFIWSYPERRPGVPRVIRTDIAVLYVGDEAEKQALLLGEPDVFFTTPAYDGLPLVMLRLERVDVDRLTELVTDAWRMRVPDSLVGDLDDGGDSLRPDLSSADQ
- a CDS encoding TIGR02452 family protein, whose product is MSSRLREIARQTVAIAESGRYRNGAGDEVVIDEAVRSAVAGTRHHLPDDMFEVGGVDAGAGVVEVTHESTLQAARRLGPAAVCLVFASAKNPGGGFLGGAKAQEESIARSSALYPCLLAAPGFYAFHRAQRDLRYSDRVIYSPRVPVFRNDKGDLLDQSHLTSFLTAAAPNLGAIIRNQPEHAAEVPAVLSRRAQRVLEVAAAHGHRTIVLGAWGCGVFRNDPATVAGAFADALRTVDRFDHVVFAIHDTLPGAPVYDAFLTRFAG
- a CDS encoding RNA-guided endonuclease InsQ/TnpB family protein; amino-acid sequence: MGEVVKRAYKYRFYPTPQQAEQLNRTFGCVRKVYNLALDARTRAWGVLGQRSTYVQSSAWLTEWKRTEELAFLNEVSSVPLQQALRHLQAGFAAFWGKRSRYPRFKSKRKSRASAEYTRSAFRWRDGQLTLAKMDAPLTIVWSRALPDGAEPSTVTVSRDPAGRWFVSLLVEDPTVTPFPPLGTAVGVDAGITSLLTLSTGEKVTNPRHERVDRRKLAKAQRNLSRKGKDSANRAKARLAVAGIHARIADRRRDHLHKLSTRLVRENQTVVIEDLSVRNMLRNHSLARAISDAAWTQLRSMIEYKAAWYGRQVIAVDRWHPSTKTCSACRRINTAMALGVRVWTCPGCGAVHDRDVNAAKNILAAGLAER
- a CDS encoding TIGR03086 family metal-binding protein, which encodes MSDLNTSPDLEPASRALTSVLLGVTDHQLTLPTPCAGWVVGDLLDHLVGLTIAFRIAAEKAPDAAPGGPGNPTVANLDPEWRTILPAQLDDLVAAWRVPSAWTGDTAAGGVVLPAQIMGVVALNEVVIHAWDLARATGQTYDVDPQTVEWVHGLVSQQGSSEGTPGLFGPSITLPAEAALLDRVIGLTGRDPAWTSAVAIGDARG
- a CDS encoding winged helix DNA-binding domain-containing protein, with protein sequence MTVLGTRALNRATLARQFLLDRADLPVLDAVAHLGGLQAQEPQEPFVGLWSRLRAFDPAVLSDLLTQRRVVRTHLMRRTVHLLTADDTVAWRARHDTMLRQRVLGVYRAELDGVDLDELAAAARAVMADDEPRSMTEIARALAKRWPTPGPRALGEMVVAALVPMVQLPPRGLWRTRAGVRNVPLSSWLGREIDPPAVEGSDPVGQMLVRRYLAAFGPAATADLRAWCGLAGLPTAVSAMREELVTFRDERGRQLIDLPDAPRPDPDTPAPVRFLPAFDNAILGYHDRSRIVDDAHRGLSVAGERAVLVDGRVAATWSVEAGTVIVTPLGRLSRADRTEVAEQGRALASFLSDQESSQAQVAPPPGDAATLSVPSASVPGNQPDGATG